From a single Lolium rigidum isolate FL_2022 chromosome 7, APGP_CSIRO_Lrig_0.1, whole genome shotgun sequence genomic region:
- the LOC124671234 gene encoding coatomer subunit epsilon-2-like: MTSTSPDHLFGLRNSFYVGAYQAAITGSQSVPAHALSPDEVLHRDAILYRSYIAIGSHQLVIDEIGPAAATPLQAVKLLALYLSGGAAGNKESAVSRLKELLGDPAVGSNLILRLVAGTIFMHEQDYAEALKHTNSGGNMELLALNVQIYLQMHRPDNAEKQLRVMQKLDEDHTLTQLASAWLHLVMGGSKIQEAYLIFQDFSEKYTATCMILNGKAQCLMHMGNFEQAEGLLLESLNKDPKDAQTLANITVCSLKLGKPASRYLNQLKLAQPEHVLVKRMSAAEDTFDRASQAMA; the protein is encoded by the exons ATGACGTCGACGTCGCCGGACCACCTGTTCGGCCTCCGCAACAGCTTCTACGTGGGCGCGTACCAGGCCGCCATCACCGGCAGCCAGTCCGTCCCCGCGCACGCGCTCTCCCCCGACGAGGTCCTCCACCGCGACGCGATCCTCTACCGCTCCTACATCGCCATCGGCTCCCACCAGCTGGTGATCGACGAGATCGGGCCGGCCGCTGCGACGCCGCTCCAGGCCGTCAAGCTGCTCGCGTTGTACCtctccggcggcgccgccggaaaCAAG GAGTCGGCGGTCTCGAGACTCAAGGAGCTCTTGGGTGATCCCGCGGTGGGGAGCAACCTGATTCTCCGGCTGGTCGCAGGGACCATCTTCATGCACGAACAGGATTATGCCGAAGCTCTCAAGCACACGAATTCTGGTGGCAATATGGAGCT GCTTGCGCTGAATGTCCAGATATACCTCCAAATGCACAGGCCCGACAACGCGGAGAAGCAGCTCAGGGTCATGCAGAAGCTGGACGAAGACCACACGCTGACACAGCTCGCCAGCGCATGGCTACACCTTGTCATG GGTGGCTCCAAGATACAAGAGGCCTACCTCATCTTCCAAGACTTCTCGGAGAAGTACACAGCGACCTGCATGATTCTAAACGGGAAAGCCCAGTGCTTGATGCACATGGGCAATTTTGAACAAGCAGAAGGCTTGCTGCTGGAATCACTGAACAAG GACCCCAAGGATGCACAAACTCTTGCTAACATCACCGTGTGCAGCCTGAAACTGGGGAAACCTGCATCGCGCTATCTCAA CCAGCTGAAGCTAGCCCAGCCTGAGCACGTACTGGTGAAGCGGATGTCCGCTGCTGAAGACACCTTCGACAGAGCGAGCCAGGCGATGGCATGA